Proteins co-encoded in one Aspergillus flavus chromosome 2, complete sequence genomic window:
- a CDS encoding ATP-dependent DNA ligase I (DNA ligase I, putative) has translation MSSPAKKRKRDVPVSSPYRNRSIASFFQGQAAKQADNAEQTPSTVSEDTDQTLSDEALARKLQEEWNRQDAAPASDTQAPTGEPFATPSNTKDDELEPPNKTQKRNTLSLQSSTGTEDTISLAVPFDQSPLTFDSTKCAEELKGHWAATGGDASYALLTRAFVLANATTSRIKIVDTLVNFLRVLIEADPSSVLPAVWLATNSISPPYDELELGLGGSSISKALKKIYGLNSQGLKSLYDKLGDAGDVAFEAKKRQSFTLMKPKPLTVKGVYQSLQKIAMSKGTGSQETKQRIVEKLLQDTRGAEESRYIVRTLVQNLRIGAVKTTMLIALARAFLYSKPEGADFAVRSQQELACLKKEDLAEIYNNAEEIVKASYARHPDYNDLVPCLLEIGVTEELLVRCGLQLHIPLRPMLGSITRDLSEMLTKLQGRDFTCEYKYDGQRAQVHCDENGKVSIFSRHLENMTEKYPDLVSLVPQIRGESVSSFILEGEVVAVDQETGELQAFQILTNRAKKNVDIGTIKINVCLFSFDLMYLNGTPLLDRPFRERRELLRSLFVEIPNRFTWVKSFDATSADSEAVLEFFKGATDTKCEGIMVKVLDNVSKSNNPEPSETPNNDIDKPDPKPAKGGRRKALLSTYEPDKRLESWLKVKKDYSTSSETLDLIPVGGWHGQGRKAKWWSPILLAVRNPETGSLEAVTKCMSGFTDKFYQANKDKYTEGSPNVISRPSYVEYYGEPDVWFEPQEVWEMAFADITLSPTYTAAIGLVSDERGLSLRFPRFLRVREDKSIDEATTSDYLALLWRKQFERSQKEEAKPPAPDAELGWQEE, from the coding sequence ATGTCTAGCCCGGCCAAAAAGCGCAAGAGAGATGTCCCCGTCTCATCCCCCTACCGCAATCGAAGCATAGCGTCATTCTTCCAGGGCCAAGCAGCCAAGCAAGCTGATAATGCGGAGCAGACTCCGTCAACTGTGTCTGAAGATACAGACCAAACTCTTTCCGATGAAGCTCTCGCCCGCAagctccaagaagaatggaacCGGCAAGATGCTGCCCCGGCTTCAGATACTCAGGCACCAACTGGTGAACCCTTCGCAACGCCGTCGAACACCAAAGACGACGAACTAGAGCCGCCAAACAAGACACAGAAGAGGAATACACTATCGTTGCAGTCTTCTACCGGCACAGAAGACACCATTTCTCTTGCAGTGCCTTTTGATCAAAGTCCCTTGACATTCGACTCAACGAAATGTGCAGAGGAGTTAAAAGGGCACTGGGCTGCCACAGGTGGCGATGCTTCATATGCTCTCTTAACCAGAGCCTTTGTACTTGCAAATGCCACAACAAGCCGCATCAAAATTGTGGATACACTCGTTAACTTCCTGCGAGTGCTCATTGAAGCCGACCCTTCGAGTGTCCTCCCTGCAGTATGGCTAGCAACCAACTCGATCTCTCCACCATACGATGAGTTGGAGCTAGGACTCGGTGGATCTTCTATTTCGAAggcattgaagaagatatatGGACTCAATAGCCAAGGGCTCAAATCGCTGTATGACAAACTTGGAGACGCCGGTGATGTGGCGTTCGAAGCTAAAAAGAGACAGAGCTTCACGTTAATGAAGCCCAAACCATTGACGGTCAAAGGGGTATATCAGTCCCTGCAAAAGATTGCGATGAGCAAGGGCACAGGAAGCCAGGAAACTAAACAGAGAATCGTCGAGAAACTGTTGCAGGATACTAGGGGCGCGGAAGAAAGCCGGTATATTGTGAGGACGCTCGTCCAAAACTTGCGAATAGGAGCTGTAAAGACTACCATGCTCATCGCACTCGCCCGCGCTTTCCTGTACTCTAAACCGGAAGGCGCCGACTTCGCTGTCCGTTCCCAACAAGAGTTGGCTTGtctgaaaaaggaagacCTGGCTGAAATTTACAACAATGCAGAGGAGATTGTCAAGGCTTCATATGCTAGACATCCTGATTACAATGATCTAGTTCCCTGTTTGCTCGAGATAGGGGTCACGGAAGAACTCCTTGTACGATGTGGCCTACAACTACATATACCGTTGAGGCCAATGTTAGGCAGCATCACTCGGGACCTCTCCGAGATGTTGACGAAACTTCAAGGACGGGATTTTACCTGCGAATACAAATATGACGGGCAGCGTGCCCAAGTGCACTGTGACGAGAATGGCAAAGTATCGATATTCTCTCGTCATCTGGAAAATATGACAGAGAAATACCCGGACCTGGTGTCCCTGGTTCCGCAGATTAGAGGCGAGAGCGTGTCGAGCTTCATACTAGAGGGTGAAGTAGTCGCCGTGGACCAGGAAACGGGGGAACTCCAAGCCTTTCAAATTTTGACCAACCGAGCCAAAAAGAACGTTGATATAGGAACTATCAAGATTAATGtttgtctcttttcattTGACCTGATGTACCTGAACGGAACCCCTTTGTTGGATCGACCTTTCCGCGAACGTAGAGAACTTCTACGAAGCTTATTCGTGGAAATCCCGAACCGGTTCACATGGGTAAAGAGTTTTGATGCCACATCTGCCGATTCTGAGGCCGTCCTGGAATTTTTCAAAGGTGCAACTGATACCAAGTGCGAAGGCATCATGGTCAAGGTGCTCGACAATGTGTCGAAGTCAAATAACCCGGAACCATCAGAGACCCCAAACAACGACATAGACAAACCGGATCCAAAACCCGCGAAAGGAGGCCGCCGAAAGGCCTTACTTTCCACATACGAACCAGACAAAAGGCTTGAATCCTGGCTCAAAGTCAAAAAGGATTACAGCACCTCATCCGAGACCCTCGACCTGATCCCCGTCGGAGGCTGGCACGGACAAGGCCGGAAAGCCAAATGGTGGTCACCCATCCTGTTAGCTGTACGGAATCCCGAAACCGGCAGCCTCGAAGCCGTTACAAAGTGTATGTCCGGCTTCACGGACAAGTTCTACCAGGCCAACAAGGATAAATACACCGAAGGCAGCCCCAACGTGATCTCACGGCCCAGCTACGTCGAATACTACGGCGAGCCGGACGTCTGGTTCGAGCCGCAGGAGGTGTGGGAGATGGCCTTTGCAGATATCACACTCAGCCCGACTTACACGGCTGCCATCGGGCTGGTGAGCGATGAACGAGGTCTTAGTCTTCGGTTTCCTCGGTTTCTTCGCGTCCGCGAGGACAAGTCCATTGATGAGGCTACCACGTCGGATTACCTAGCCTTACTGTGGAGGAAGCAGTTCGAACGTtcccagaaagaagaagcgaaaCCCCCTGCTCCAGATGCTGAGCTAGGTTGGCAGGAGGAGTGA